The Malassezia japonica chromosome 8, complete sequence genome includes a window with the following:
- a CDS encoding uncharacterized protein (EggNog:ENOG503NWZP; COG:U; TransMembrane:8 (o6-28i40-63o83-102i160-179o185-208i220-244o259-279i333-353o)): MWDVVGLGGVCVAMAFGTYVIGTLPLAFHLSRSGLRKLELWGSGLLLGAALTVVIPEGIASVYKGRHLCHGDEPIAPPSGRLTSKDLIAACLLSGFLLMFIVDRHMMIQPHALEEQQPTLELHVEQERENLHSVPWQPSDEEGGEWLPARESLHRALSGLLGLLIHALADGIALGASVGSSDTSLRIVVVLAIMVHKAPASIGTCTLLMSRQLRRADVRWAVFVFSITTPIGALVTYGVIALFFRVTGGAGATINARDIGAILSFSGGTFLFVAMHAVLELTAEPTPPECAPHIDHTHAHHPHDQDHPIHAHALSPGPAPLDTHRHSERTNTAFCLFLVVLGSVTPRLLQLVLGDAHGGGE, from the exons ATGTGGGACGTGGTGGGCCTGGGTGGGGTGTGTGTCGCGATGGCGTTCGGGACGTACGTCATCGGCACGCTCCCCCTCGCCTTCCATCTATCACGTAGTGGACTACGCAAGCTTGAGCTATGGGGCTCTGGGCTACTgctgggcgcggcgctcacgGTCGTGATTCCCGAAGGAATCGCGAGCGTGTACAAAGGCCGGCACCTGTGCCATGGCGACGAGCCGATTGCACCGCCGTCCGGGCGCCTGACGTCCAAGGACCTGATTGCTGCGTGCCTCCTCTCGGGCTTCCTTTTGATGTTTAT TGTCGACCGGCACATGATGATCCAGCcacacgcgctcgaggagcagcagcctacgctcgagctgcatGTGGAACAGGAGCGCGAGAACCTGCACTCCGTCCCGTGGCAGCCCAGCGACGAAGAGGGCGGCGAGTGGCTGCCGGCACGCGAGAGtctgcaccgcgcgctgagcggcctgctcggcctgctcatccacgcgctcgccgacggcatCGCGCTGGGTGCATCGGTCGGCAGTTCCGATACCTCGCTGCGGATCGTCGTGGTGCTTGCCATCATGGTGCACAAAGCCCCTGCGTCGATCGGGACGTGTACGCTGCTCATGTCGCGccagctgcggcgcgccgacgtgcgctgGGCCGTGTTTGTGTTTAGCATTACGAcgccgatcggcgcgctcgtgaCATACGGAGTGATTGCGCTCTTTTTCCGCGtcaccggcggcgcgggcgcgacgATCAACGCGCGCGACATTGGCGCGATCCTCAGTTTCTCGGGCGGCACCTTTCTCTTTGTCGCGATgcacgcggtgctcgagctcacTGCGGAGCCCACGCCGCCCGAGTGCGCGCCCCACATCGACCATACCCACGCACACCATCCCCACGACCAGGACCATCCGAtccacgcgcacgcgctttCGCCTGGGCCCGCGCCTCTGGACACTCACCGGCACTCGGAGCGGACCAACACGGCATTCTGCCTCTTTCTCGTAGTCCTCGGCTCCGtgacgccgcgcctcttgcagctcgtcctcggcgacgcgcacggtGGAGGCGAGTAA
- a CDS encoding uncharacterized protein (EggNog:ENOG503Q401; COG:S), producing MVSASSVMGLKAELHAARQRAKGEEAPQKRIRTQLRWADAPKDAKGAEEDRAEDRALEKSRSALERKARAYAKLQHGRQGGIETEGLVDWDMKDEEEEEEEEEEKEPDADDPNDPLVEYEDEFGRTRMVRQSDLPRQTPHVPDEPYDNAVYGPATSFPVFHNTPRTLPIPERRATPEPEHFDADWDIRARGAAFYKFDANEEVRRAQQRDLQALRHETEAKRAERPQRPPQQRTTLGAARRAARQRYVDAQREQVR from the coding sequence ATGgtcagcgcgagctccgtgATGGGGCtcaaggccgagctgcacgcggcgcggcagcgcgcaaAAGGGGAAGAGGCGCCGCAGAAGCGCATACGGACGCAGCTTCGGTGGGCCGATGCACCTAAGGACGCAAAAGGGGCGGAAGaggaccgcgccgaggaccgcgcCCTGGAaaagtcgcgctcggccctcgagcgcaaggcacGCGCCTATGCCAagctgcagcacggcaGGCAGGGCGGCATCGAGACGGAGGGGCTCGTAGACTGGGACATGAAagacgaggaggaagaggaggaggaggaggaagaaAAGGAGCCCGATGCGGACGACCCCAACGACCCCTTGGTCGAGTACGAAGACGAATTCGGGCGCACACGCATGGTGCGCCAGAGCGATCTCCCACGCCAGACTCCTCACGTACCCGACGAACCCTACGATAATGCAGTCTATGGGCCCGCGACGTCGTTTCCCGTTTTTCATAATACGCCACGCACGCTCCCCATccccgagcggcgcgccacgcccgagccggagcACTTTGACGCGGACTGGGACattcgcgcgcgcggcgccgcgtttTACAAGTTTGATGCGAACGAAgaggtgcgtcgcgcacagcagcgcgacctgcaGGCTCTACGGCACGAGACCGAGGCgaagcgtgccgagcggccgcagcgccccccccagcagcgcacgacgctcggcgcggcgcggcgtgcggcgcgccagcggtacgtcgacgcacagcgcgagcaggtgcgGTAG
- a CDS encoding uncharacterized protein (EggNog:ENOG503P5W3; COG:K): MVEAMDEAPTPPPSVVRAPKVTPEATARKVREAERRRYAGATVHALGLLPPATAHADTPVSAALASARAHGGQCVLVVDENVPKGYVDMIDLVMEDTQGRSDAPVSSLQRPFAGTRDAPATPETFRVLTRESELAELASFLEDYPFAMITDADRTYIESIATSADVDKFMAKTGAPTALDPRATEEARKDRSLADMLRMLDQFSPLIPDEVTDFYLERAGFQSDDVRLKRLLALATEKFVADIAADAFQYARIRTNAGPSRARPGQGAGRDRTRTVLTMDDLSAALGEYGIDARRADGFR, translated from the exons ATggtcgaggcgatggacgaggcgccgaccCCCCCGCCCTCTGTGGTGCGCGCCCCCAAGGTGACCCCCGAGGCGACTGCACGCAaagtgcgcgaggccgagcgccggcggtaCGCTGGTGCGACGGTGCATGCGCTCGGGCTGCTCCCccccgcgacggcgcacgccgacacgcccgtgtcggccgcgctcgcctctgcgcgtgcgcacggcggccagTGTGTGCTGGTGGTGGACGAAAATGTGCCGAAAGGCTACGTGGATATGATTGACCTCGTTATGGAGGACACGCAAGGGCGGAGTGACGCGCCGGTCAGCAGTCTGCAGCGCCCCTTTGCCGggacgcgcgacgcgcctgcgacgCCCGAGACATTCCGTGTGCTTACAAGAGAGAGTGAGCTTGCGGAGCTCGCGTCGTTCCTCGAGGACTACCCCTTTGCGATGATCACCGACGCGGACCGCACGTATATTGAGAGCatcgcgacgtcggcggaCGTGGACAAGTTTATGGCCAAGACCGGTGCGCccacggcgctcgatccCCGCGCCAccgaggaggcgcgcaaggaccGCTCGCTGGCCGACAtgctgcgcatgctcgaccAGTTCTCGCCCCTG ATTCCCGACGAAGTCACCGACTTTtacctcgagcgcgctggCTTCCAGAGtgacgacgtgcgcct CAAACGCCTGCTTGCCCTGGCTACCGAAAAATTTGTCGCCGACAttgccgccgacgccttCCAATACGCGCGCATCCGGACAAATGCCGGCCCCAGCCGTGCGCGCcctggccaaggcgcggGACGT GACCGTACGCGCACCGTCCTCACGATGGACGACctcagcgccgcgctcggcgagtaTGGGATTgatgctcgccgcgccgacggcttCCGTTAG
- a CDS encoding uncharacterized protein (EggNog:ENOG503P908; COG:K), which translates to METSAARASYSSMPTTATGAAAVEPGVSEFDSFIHSDLCAGVSGAPEVPPNNFGFMPPFAMSGAMPLGKPAFEQASTTPDELPSLTLEWNGASGSPATPAGTALGPGESCAFNQTQVWAPAASSSPQGGALASFSMATKPDPDAPPLSLLLKDENAMGTPWVHNAPSDAAVDKRRKLSYPLPQGPPAEVRPRAMTTPDMSKRESPEALTPAQGSTRTRKPQGAARRPPPSASQVTEAGQPFPVIDTSAKHSSLFIPPDTSGLTKREARLVKNRAAAFLSRQRKREQFEELGGKCKVLARLAWILYESLAQISSRSQMYPQGANTMERMLATTPLGEQLKHESDDLRAVFHQLISQQGAMVFDSHYAEGNECCPKGSPPPAESDLRAQLSAAKHEAEAARSECAALRAELARVKEAQAPPLPTTTLPELSQPTALFFLVGIALVRWRTTGSIPPELLHEMQTHAADAPLQELFGDENKGLVHLRVSSRDSEAVLCTLTTEPEDRARSATPEHAHGDGGSDTSVPSLSSASPTLSSLSTSSASTRRTRRVLAFCADAQSKAQPVAYLDAHLLRNLRPVPLDGWAAEHGARLLCHKNTLTQEAVHALGPCLARADLSASFLLVASLEDEANVHLALYARDAPERAPPTPAVSRVADAIQDAIRSLGPEADVAEHGGDLLPHPFAPKASAEERPPSVFQVTFRP; encoded by the coding sequence ATGGAGACATCGGCTGCACGGGCATCCTACTCGTCCATGCCTACGACTGCGACAGGTGCCGCGGCTGTGGAGCCGGGCGTGAGCGAGTTTGACTCCTTTATTCACTCCGATCTGTGTGCCGGTGTGAGTGGTGCGCCCGAGGTCCCGCCGAACAATTTTGGCTTCATGCCGCCATTTGCCATGTCGGGCGCGATGCCGCTGGGAAAGCCGGCTTTTGAGCAGGCATCGACCAcgcccgacgagctgcCGAGCCTCACGCTCGAGTGGaacggcgcctcgggctccccggcgacgccggcaggcacggcgctgggcCCGGGCGAGTCGTGTGCATTCAACCAGACGCAGGTGTGGGCGCCCGCGGCGTCCTCGAGTCcccaaggcggcgcgcttgccAGCTTCTCGATGGCGACCAAGCCGGaccccgacgcgccgccgctctcgCTGCTGCTCAAGGACGAGAACGCGATGGGCACGCCGTGGGTGCACAATGCGCCGAGCGATGCTGCTGTGgacaagcgccgcaagctctCTTACCCCCTTCCCCAGGGGCCCCctgccgaggtgcggcCACGCGCAATGACCACGCCGGACATGAGCAAGCGCGAGTCGCCCGAAGCGCTGACCCCTGCGCAGGGCAGCACACGTACGCGCAAGCCACagggtgcggcgcggcgaccgccgccgagtgcgtcgcAAGTAACAGAGGCCGGCCAGCCTTTCCCTGTGATTGATACCTCGGCGAAGCACTCGTCGCTCTTCATCCCCCCAGACACGTCGGGCCTGACGAaacgcgaggcgcgtcttGTAAAGAACCGTGCAGCAGCGTTCCTCTCGCgtcagcgcaagcgcgagcagtttgaggagctcggcgggaAGTGTAAAGTGTTGGCACGCCTCGCGTGGATTCTCTACGAGTCCCTTGCGCAGATCAGCAGCCGGTCGCAGATGTACCCCCAGGGCGCGAACACGATGGAGCGCATGCTCGCTACGACGCCGcttggcgagcagctcaagcACGAGAGCGACGACTTGCGCGCCGTCTTTCACCAGCTCATCTCGCAGCAGGGCGCCATGGTGTTTGACAGCCACTACGCCGAGGGCAACGAGTGCTGCCCCAAGGGCAGTCCGCCCCCGGCCGAGTCCGATCTCCGCGCACAGCTCAGCGCGGCAAagcacgaggccgaggcagcacgcagcgagtgcgccgccctCCGCGCGGAGCTCGCACGCGTaaaagaggcgcaggcgccgccgctgccgacgacgacgctcCCCGAACTCTCGCAGCCCACGGCGCTCTTTTtcctcgtcggcatcgcgctcgtgcgGTGGCGCACGACCGGCTCCATTCCCCCGGAGCTCCTGCACGAGATgcagacgcacgccgccgacgcgccgctccagGAGCTCTTTGGCGATGAGAACAAGGGGCTCGTGCACCtgcgcgtctcgtcgcgcgacaGCGAGGCCGTGCTCTGCACGCTCACCACCGAGCCCGAGGACCGCGCACGGAGCGCCACGCCAGAGCACGCGCACGGTGACGGGGGGAGCGACACGTCGGTCCCCTCGCtgtcgtccgcgtcgccgacgctcagctcgctctcgacgagcagtgcatcgacgcgccgcacgcgccgcgtgcttGCGTTCTGCGCAGATGCGCAGAGCAAGGCACAGCCCGTGGCctacctcgacgcgcacctcCTCCGGAACCTGCGCCcggtgccgctcgacggctGGGCCGCagagcacggcgcgcggctccTGTGCCACAAAAACACGCTCACCCAGgaggcggtgcacgcgctgggcccgtgcctcgcgcgcgccgacctcTCGGCGAGCTTTTTGCTGGTCGCCTCGTTGGAAGACGAGGCGAACGTGCACCTCGCACTCTatgcacgcgacgcgcccgaaCGCGCCCCGCCGACCCCGGCGGTTTCGCGCGTGGCCGACGCAATCCAAGACGCCATCCGGTCACTGGGACCGGAGGCGGATGTTGCTGAGCATGGCGGCGACCTGCTCCCCCACCCTTTTGCGCCCAAggccagcgccgaggagcgcccgccgagcgtctTCCAGGTCACCTTTCGGCCGTAG
- a CDS encoding uncharacterized protein (COG:A; EggNog:ENOG503P8XF) — MDVEMRESGRRRAPRRAPAQRAAPYARDAPRSVLSIKGASGPTWIIVANLVRGTSLEDVRLTFDPIGRVQEVRGYKMPNLASNAVAFQVAFEQRSDAVAACRKYDGVLADGRVLQVTLQGAEPAVRAPEPPAKVVRAEPPKSMRSTDASLPIDVRRRLAEAEARYLKETEKILTTKGEPAKATKAAKPTALKDRLSGLPLAQRLQAEQANEVKGKNKSKKPRRKTGAMDVDQ, encoded by the coding sequence ATGGACGTGGAGATGCGCGAgagcgggcggcgccgcgcgccgcgccgtgcgcctgcgcagcgtgcggcgccgtacgcgcgcgatgcgccgcgtaGTGTGCTGAGCATCAAGGGTGCCTCGGGGCCGACGTGGATCATTGTCGCGAACCTCGTGCggggcacgtcgctcgaaGACGTGCGCCTGACCTTTGACCCGATCGGGCGGGTGCAGGAGGTGCGCGGCTACAAGATGCCGAACCTCGCGAGCAACGCGGTGGCGTTTCAGGTGGCGttcgagcagcgcagcgacgcggtcgccgcgtgccgcaagtacgacggcgtgctcgccgacggACGCGTGCTCCAGGTGACGCTGCAGGGCGCCGAGCccgccgtgcgcgcacCGGAGCCCCCGGCAAAGGTCGTCCGCGCGGAGCCGCCAAAGtcgatgcgcagcacggacgcgtcgctgccgatcgacgtccgccgccgcctcgccgaggccgaggcacgCTACCTCAAGGAGACCGAAAAGATCCTCACCACCAAGGGCGAGCCGGCCAAGGCTACCAAGGCCGCGAAGCCAACCGCGCTCAAGGACCGCCTCTCGGGTCTGCCGCTCGCACAGCGTctgcaggccgagcaggccaaTGAGGTCAAGGGCAAGAACAAGAGCAAGAAGCCCCGCCGCAAGACCGGCGCGATGGACGTCGACCAGTAG
- the SMC3 gene encoding Structural maintenance of chromosomes protein 3 (EggNog:ENOG503NWDY; COG:D), with amino-acid sequence MYIKALTVHGFKSFRDATVVDSLSPKLNVVVGRNGSGKSNFFAAIRFVLSDAYTSLSREERQALLYDASGATSATLSAYVEIVFDNADGRFPLNGDEVVLRRTVSLAKDEYLIDKKSASKTEVMNLLESAGFSRSNPYYIVPQGRITHLTNATDAERLALLKEVAGTRVYEQRRGDSMDILRATDARYNGTAELLSEIEARITELSKEQGELHKFHKRDRERRCLEYTIYQRELADLAEVLETLEGDRRRELDQSNTTRAEHAKEDAAAQQREDELVELRVELEQLALDQTQLEQERRALSRSQAALDSSLEEKESESGRREALESQLHQVAAAIREKEATLLQHNAKQSTTLADVERAQSALEQARTRIAALYAKQGRSAEFASQAERDAALTAELEGLHRAAEAAEAQAAETATARESEDAQIASLAAQRASLEEALASRGDTLATLTAEWHARKSERDALLEEKKELWKNETKLTATLAHAHDQYSAAQRGLAATVDRATAAGIQSVEAIAEREELTGVYGPLYQLFSVDDRYKAAVEATAGAALFHVVVDTDATASRLLDALQAEKSGRVTFMPLNRLHANDVPYPQASDAVVMLRKLAFEPAILPAMKQVFGKTIICPRLEIAAAYVRGSHGALNAITLDGDQVNRRGTLAGGYHDPRRSRLDAVKAVQRWQGEVAAGQRLLHETQARLSSLEQQITALYSQMYAAEQKRAQLQEQRTPELDELVYVRRAEADAEARRSRLERLAAEHAIAAEATATRRAALQAEIGTPLTDHLSPAEHAELARQVAAENAAQGQLADATRAAVLLAETTSALSTELDEGLRRTHGALAAQLERLDAPLADMDGDRLAEALATNAQRIDGAQQRYDAIASQVHALEAALEAAHGKQAEHGADVARQQQITERFAAKRQRLLEQRERCQQQIRDLGVLPEDAFRKYATMPADKLVQQLQGARAALAQMAHVNKRAVEQYNSFTKQRDTLLQRHADLEASNTSIHELVQVLDARKDAALRDTFAQVSEHFASVFAELVPGGSGKLVLERDANDAPAGVSIHVAFSASQRTQQLHQLSGGQKSLVALTTVFAIQKSDPAPFYLFDEIDANLDTQYRTAVARMVHDLAGDAQFIVTTFRPELVERADKYYGVLFGAQKVSTIVPIQRAEAREFVEAVEGGAR; translated from the coding sequence ATGTACATCAAGGCGCTGACGGTCCACGGGTTCAAGTCGTTCCGCGACGCGACCGTCGTCGATTCGCTTAGCCCGAAGCTCAATGTGGTCGTCGGGCGCAACGGCAGCGGAAAAAGCAATTTTTTCGCGGCGATCCGCTTCGTGCTCAGCGACGCGTACACGTCGCTGAGCCGTGaggagcgccaggcgctgctgtaCGACGCGAGCGGAGCGACCTCTGCTACGCTCTCGGCCTATGTAGAGATTGTCTTTGACAATGCCGACGGGCGCTTTCCGTTGAAtggcgacgaggtcgtgctgcgccgcaccgtgtccctcgccaaggacgagTATTTGATCGACAAGAAGAGCGCGAGCAAGACCGAGGTGATGAACCTGCTCGAGAGCGCGGGCTTTTCGCGCAGCAACCCATACTACATCGTGCCGCAAGGGCGCATTACTCACCTCACAAacgcgaccgacgccgagcgcctcgcgctcctcaaAGAGGTCGCCGGGACGCGCGTCtacgagcagcgccgaggcgacaGCATGGATATCCTGCGCGCGACCGATGCGCGCTACAAcggcaccgccgagctcctctctgagatcgaggcgcgcatcaCCGAGCTCAGCAAGGAGCagggcgagctgcacaAGTTCCACAAACgcgaccgcgagcgccgctgccTCGAGTATACCATCtaccagcgcgagctcgcggacctcgccgaggtgctcgagacgctcgaaggcgaccgccgccgcgagctcgaccagtcaaacacgacgcgcgccgagcacgccaaggaagacgccgcggcgcagcagcgcgaagacgagctcgtggagcTGCGCGTGGAGCTCGAAcagctcgccctcgaccaaacgcagctcgagcaggagcgccgcgcgctctcgcgctcgcAGGCGGCCCTCgactcgtcgctcgaggaaAAGGAGTCGGAAAGCGGGCGCCGCGAAGCGCTCGAGAGCCAGCTGCAccaggtcgcggcggcgatccGCGAAAAGGAGGCGACGCTCCTCCAGCACAATGCCAAGCAGTccacgacgctcgcggacgtcgagcgtgcaCAGAGCGCACTCGAGCAGGCACGTACAcgcatcgcggcgctctaCGCGAAGCaagggcgcagcgccgagttTGCAtcgcaggccgagcgcgacgctgcgcttaccgccgagctcgaggggctgcaccgcgccgccgaggccgccgaggcccagGCCGCCGAGACGGCCACTGCGCGCGAGAGCGAAGACGCGCAgatcgcgtcgctcgccgcgcagcgtgcgtcgctcgaagaggcgctcgcttcgcgcggcgacacgctcgcgacgctcaccgccgagtggcacgcgcgcaaatcggagcgcgacgcgctcctcgaagAAAAGAAGGAGTTGTGGAAGAACGAGACAAAGCTCACGGCGACCCTCGCACATGCCCACGACCAGTACagtgctgcgcagcgtggcCTCGCCGCGACGGTCGACCGCGCGACCGCTGCCGGGATTCAGAgcgtcgaggcgatcgccgagcgcgaggagctcacCGGCGTCTACGGCCCGCTGTACCAGCTCTTTAGCGTCGACGACCGCTACAAGGCTGCGGTTGAggcgacggccggcgcagcgctctttcacgtcgtcgtcgacacGGACGCCACGGCGAGCCGCCTCctggacgcgctgcaggccgaAAAGAGCGGGCGTGTGACGTTTATGCCGCTCAATCGCCTGCACGCGAACGACGTGCCGTATCCGCAGGCCTCGGACGCGGTCGtgatgctgcgcaagctggCGTTTGAGCCGGCGATCCTGCCCGCGATGAAGCAGGTGTTTGGCAAGACGATCATCTGTCCCCGCCTCGAGATTGCCGCGGCGTACGTCCGCGGctcgcacggcgcgctgaaCGCCATtacgctcgacggcgaccaGGTCAACCGCCGCGGCACACTCGCCGGCGGCTACCACGACccccgccgctcgcgcctcgacgcggtcaaggcggtgcagcgctGGCAGGGCGAGGTCGCGGCcggccagcgcctcttgcacGAGACCCAAGCGCGgctctcgtcgctcgagcagcagatCACTGCGCTCTACTCGCAGATGTACGCTGCCGAACagaagcgcgcgcagctccaggagcagcgcacgcccgagctcgacgagctcgtgtACGTCCGCCGTGCAGAGGCCGACGCggaagcgcgccgcagccgcctcgagcgcctcgccgccgagcacgcgatcgccgccgaggcgaccgccacgcgccgcgccgcgctccaggccgagatcggcacgccgctcacCGACCACCTCTCTCCCGCGGAGCACGCGGAGCTCGCCCGGCAGGTCGCGGCGGAGAACGCAGCGCAGGGCCAGCTGgcggacgcgacgcgcgccgcggtccTCCTCGCAGAGACCACGTCGGCGCTTTCGAcagagctcgacgagggccTGCGGCggacgcacggcgcgctcgccgcgcagcttgagcgcctcgatgcgccgctggcggACATGGAtggcgaccgcctcgccgaggcgctcgcgacgaatgcgcagcgcatcgacggggcgcagcagcggTACGATGCGATCGCCAGCCAGgtgcatgcgctcgaggcggcgctcgaggcggcgcatggcaagcaggccgagcacggcgccgacgtcgcgcggcagcagcagaTCACGGAGCGCTTTGCGGccaagcgccagcgcctgctcgagcagcgcgagcgctgccAGCAGCAGATCCGtgacctcggcgtgctgcccGAAGACGCCTTTCGCAAGTACGCGACGATGCCTGCGGAcaagctcgtgcagcagctgcaaggcgcacgagctgcgctggcgcagaTGGCCCACGTCAACAAgcgcgcggtcgagcagtATAACAGTTTTAccaagcagcgcgacacgctcctgcagcgccacgcggacctcgaggcgagCAACACGTCGATCCACGAGCTGGtgcaggtgctcgacgcacgcaaggatgcggcgctgcgcgataCGTTTGCGCAGGTCAGCGAGCACTTTGCGAGCGTCTTTGCGGAGCTTGTGCcgggcggctcgggcaagctcgtcctcgagcgcgatgcaaacgacgcgccggcgggcgTGAGCATCCACGTCGCGttcagcgcgtcgcagcgcacgcagcagctgcaccaGCTGTCGGGTGGCCAAAAGtcgctcgtcgccctcACGACCGTCTTTGCGATCCAAAAGAGTGACCCTGCGCCGTTCTACCTGTTTGACGAGATCGACGCAAACCTCGATACACAGTACcgcacggccgtcgcgcgtaTGGTACACGATCTCGCAGGGGACGCGCAGTTTATTGTGACGACCTTCCGGCCAGAGCTCGTGGAGCGGGCCGACAAGTACTATGGTGTGCTATTTGGCGCGCAGAAAGTGAGCACGATTGTGCCCATCCAGCGTGCAGAGGCAAGGGAGTttgtcgaggcggtcgaaGGAGGTGCGCGGTAG
- a CDS encoding uncharacterized protein (TransMembrane:3 (o12-30i134-157o188-206i); COG:S; BUSCO:EOG0926431P; EggNog:ENOG503NUT3) produces MVDQPLLLDSALRNWVLLPITLVMVLVGVLRNNLMQFLESKPKPGKLGALRQRNVMARAAALRTNALVLPPASVELRRSFLSRVLADGSYLAPEAKAAAEREKNRKPDEMPEMKNPLTDMNTVDAMMDQAKKSLVMMVPQTAIMGWINFFFSGFVLIKLPFPLTQRFKVMLQRDIPTSDLDVAWVSSLSWYFLNLYGLDAIYRLLLGNNNAADSSRDMAAMGGAAVMMNEGMPGQVVDHAKLHLAERDSLQLIGAGQKTDGVRWVGDKIEARVLALYT; encoded by the exons ATGGTCGA CCAGCCGCTGTTGCTTGACAGCGCTCTGCGCAACTGGGTGCTGCTCCCGATTACGCTAGTGATGGTGCTCGTGGGCGTGCTCCGGAATAACCTGATGCAGTTTCTCGAGTCGAAGCCCAAGCCCGGCAAGCTCggggcgctgcggcagcgcaacgtgatggcgcgcgccgcggcgctgcgcacgaatgcgctcgtgctgccgcctgcgtcggtcgagctgcgtcggTCGTTCTTGTCGCGTGTGCTGGCCGACGGCTCGTAcctcgcgcccgaggccaaggccgcggccgagcgcgaaaAGAACCGCAAGCCCGACGAGATGCCCGAGATGAAGAACCCCCTGACGGATATGAATACGGTCGATGCGATGATGGACCAGGCGAAAAAGAGCCTCGTGATGATGGTGCCGCAGACGGCGATCATGGGCTGGATCAACTTTTTCTTTTCGGGCTTTGTCCTGA TCAAACTGCCCTTCCCCTTGACGCAGCGCTTCAAGGTCATGCTCCAGCGCGATATCCCGACGAGCGACTTGGACGTGGCGTGGGTCTCGTCGCTGAGCTGGTACTTTTTGAACCTGTACGGCCTCGATGCGATCTaccgcctcctcctcggcaacAACAACG CCGCGgactcgtcgcgcgacaTGGCAGCTatgggcggcgcagcggtcATGATGAACGAGGGCATGCCGGGCCAGGTCGTCGACCACGCCAagctgcacctcgccgagcgcgactcgctgcagctcatcggcgcaggccaaaagaccgacggcgtgcgctgggTCGGCGACaagatcgaggcgcgcgtcctCGCGCTGTACACATAG